A window of Rufibacter sp. LB8 contains these coding sequences:
- the pfkA gene encoding 6-phosphofructokinase — MKKIGVFTSGGDAPGMNACIRAVVRTAVYHKLEVYGIGRGFNGMIQGEIYRLFSHSVSNIIQKGGTILKSARSPEFMTAEGRKKAFDQISKFGIEGIVAIGGNGTFTGAKLFYEEYGIPIIGAPGTIDNDLYGTDYTIGYDSAVNTALDAIDKIRDTADSHERVFFVEVMGRDSGYIAMPCAIGGGAEMVLIPETITSMPEVIETLQQGWRRSKTSFIIIVAEGDDEGGATEIAAKVKEALPQMDAKVTIIGHVQRGGSPTAADRLLSSQMGMAAVEGLIDGRKNEMVGVINGEIVYTPFHDTITKKKPISESFLKLVEVLSV, encoded by the coding sequence ATGAAAAAGATAGGTGTATTTACGTCTGGGGGCGATGCCCCGGGCATGAACGCGTGCATTAGGGCAGTGGTCCGCACGGCGGTTTACCATAAATTAGAAGTATACGGCATTGGCCGCGGGTTCAACGGCATGATTCAGGGGGAGATTTACCGTCTTTTCTCGCATTCGGTGAGCAATATCATTCAAAAAGGCGGCACCATCCTGAAATCGGCCAGGTCTCCTGAGTTCATGACCGCCGAGGGCCGCAAGAAGGCCTTTGACCAGATCTCCAAGTTCGGGATTGAGGGCATTGTGGCCATTGGCGGTAACGGTACGTTTACCGGCGCCAAGTTATTTTACGAGGAATACGGCATTCCTATTATTGGCGCGCCCGGCACCATAGACAATGACCTGTACGGCACAGACTACACCATTGGCTACGACTCTGCCGTGAACACCGCCCTTGACGCCATTGACAAGATACGCGACACCGCCGACAGCCATGAGCGCGTGTTTTTTGTGGAAGTGATGGGCCGTGACTCGGGCTACATTGCCATGCCCTGCGCCATTGGCGGCGGTGCCGAGATGGTTTTGATCCCAGAGACCATTACCTCTATGCCCGAGGTGATTGAAACCCTGCAGCAAGGCTGGCGCCGCTCCAAAACCTCTTTCATCATTATTGTGGCCGAAGGCGACGATGAAGGTGGCGCCACCGAGATTGCCGCTAAAGTGAAAGAAGCACTGCCTCAGATGGACGCCAAAGTAACCATTATTGGCCACGTGCAGCGCGGCGGTTCACCCACTGCGGCAGACCGTTTGTTGAGCAGCCAAATGGGCATGGCCGCCGTGGAAGGCTTAATTGACGGCCGCAAAAATGAAATGGTGGGCGTGATCAACGGTGAAATTGTGTACACTCCTTTCCATGACACTATCACCAAAAAGAAACCCATTAGTGAGAGCTTCCTGAAACTGGTGGAAGTCTTGAGCGTGTAA
- a CDS encoding MBL fold metallo-hydrolase, producing MKVTFLGTGTSQGVPVIGCECEVCRSLDFRDKRLRVSVHLEVNGTSLIIDAGPDFRQQMLRERIKRVDAVLFTHEHKDHTAGLDDIRAFNFMQHIDMPLYAAPRVLEQLQQEFSYIFANSNYPGVPRVELHPISLDPFDAQGVPVTPIAVMHHKLPVFGFRIQDFTYITDANFISEAEKDKIRGSKVVVVNALRKEPHISHFSLPEALALMEDLAPEQAYFTHISHLLGQHRLIEAELPAHVRLAYDGLSFTL from the coding sequence GTGAAAGTAACATTTTTAGGGACCGGCACTTCGCAAGGCGTACCCGTTATTGGGTGTGAATGTGAGGTGTGCCGGTCACTTGACTTTAGAGACAAACGGTTGCGGGTGTCTGTGCATTTGGAAGTGAACGGCACCAGCCTGATCATTGACGCGGGACCAGATTTCAGGCAGCAGATGCTGCGCGAGCGCATTAAACGGGTAGACGCGGTTCTCTTTACCCATGAGCACAAAGACCATACGGCGGGCTTAGATGACATTAGGGCGTTCAACTTCATGCAGCACATTGACATGCCGCTGTATGCCGCCCCCAGGGTTTTAGAGCAGCTGCAGCAGGAATTCAGTTACATCTTCGCGAATTCAAATTACCCGGGAGTTCCAAGAGTAGAGCTTCACCCCATCAGCCTAGACCCATTTGATGCCCAAGGCGTACCTGTGACGCCTATTGCGGTCATGCACCACAAATTACCCGTGTTTGGCTTCCGAATCCAGGATTTCACGTACATCACAGACGCAAATTTTATTTCTGAGGCAGAGAAAGACAAGATTAGAGGTTCTAAGGTGGTGGTGGTCAACGCCCTGCGCAAAGAGCCGCACATCTCGCATTTCTCATTGCCAGAGGCCTTGGCTTTGATGGAAGACCTGGCACCTGAACAAGCCTATTTCACTCATATAAGCCACCTGCTGGGCCAACACCGGCTCATTGAAGCAGAACTGCCTGCCCATGTGCGGCTGGCCTATGACGGGCTTTCTTTTACCCTTTAA
- a CDS encoding response regulator, translating into MAESKTILIAEDSSVILNLTKKILELQNYKVLSAKNGGEVLKKVQDQKIDAILMDLNIPVKNGMECTKEIRANENPEIAKIPIIAVTGNANNYTLEQFKEAGINAYLPKPLDFDMLVQTVKEYVQ; encoded by the coding sequence ATGGCCGAGTCTAAAACCATTCTTATTGCAGAGGATAGCTCTGTGATTCTCAACCTTACCAAGAAAATACTGGAACTGCAGAACTACAAAGTGCTATCGGCTAAAAATGGCGGGGAAGTGCTTAAGAAAGTGCAAGACCAGAAAATAGATGCTATTCTCATGGACCTGAACATTCCAGTGAAGAATGGGATGGAGTGCACCAAAGAAATCAGGGCAAATGAAAACCCAGAGATCGCCAAAATTCCAATCATTGCGGTGACCGGGAATGCCAACAACTACACCTTGGAGCAATTCAAGGAGGCTGGCATCAATGCGTATCTGCCCAAGCCGCTTGACTTTGACATGCTGGTGCAGACCGTGAAAGAATACGTGCAGTAA
- a CDS encoding glycosyltransferase, producing MGKSIVFTVTTDLTQDQRMQRIAGTLAKAGFKVTLVGRSLPNSTPLTKQDFQQHRITCHFHKGPLFYLEYTIRLLFWLLGHRHDILGTIDADTAIAGIVASWWQKIPMVYDAHELFPEMPEVVHRPLVRKVWAALEKWAFKRASLRYTVSASLVQYFQETYQVPVHLIRNVPFRQEQIIPTKPVPYFIYQGALNEGRGLECTLEAMQNIPATLVICGEGPLKPKLQELATKLGVGEKVVFKGNVPPPQLAELTKNAWAGIMLLENRGLSYYYSLANKFFDYVQAGIPQVCVPFPEYQLLNTQHEVALLASTNVMEVRQAMLTLLHDHETYQRLQQNCLLAAQEWNWEQEGTHLVMLYQ from the coding sequence ATGGGTAAATCCATTGTTTTCACCGTCACCACAGACTTAACCCAGGACCAACGCATGCAGCGCATTGCGGGCACCCTGGCCAAGGCTGGTTTTAAGGTGACGTTGGTGGGGCGAAGCTTACCTAATTCTACCCCGCTGACAAAACAAGATTTCCAACAACACAGAATCACCTGCCACTTCCACAAAGGACCACTTTTCTACCTTGAATATACTATAAGGCTGTTGTTCTGGCTTTTAGGGCACAGGCATGATATTCTGGGAACCATAGACGCTGACACCGCCATAGCGGGCATTGTAGCTTCCTGGTGGCAGAAAATCCCGATGGTCTATGACGCCCACGAGTTGTTCCCAGAAATGCCAGAAGTGGTGCACCGGCCATTAGTAAGGAAAGTATGGGCCGCGCTGGAGAAATGGGCCTTCAAGCGGGCTAGTTTGAGGTACACCGTTAGTGCCTCTTTGGTCCAGTATTTCCAGGAAACCTACCAGGTGCCGGTGCACCTGATCCGGAATGTGCCCTTCAGGCAAGAACAGATTATTCCAACCAAACCAGTGCCGTATTTTATTTACCAGGGCGCGCTCAACGAAGGCCGGGGCCTGGAATGTACGTTGGAGGCCATGCAAAATATACCTGCCACCCTTGTGATTTGCGGCGAGGGTCCTTTGAAACCTAAATTGCAGGAGTTAGCCACCAAGCTTGGAGTGGGGGAGAAGGTAGTATTCAAAGGAAACGTTCCGCCGCCACAATTGGCTGAACTGACCAAAAATGCCTGGGCGGGTATTATGCTGCTTGAAAACCGGGGCCTTAGTTATTACTATTCTTTGGCCAATAAATTCTTTGACTATGTGCAGGCAGGCATTCCGCAGGTGTGCGTGCCGTTTCCGGAGTACCAATTACTGAACACCCAGCATGAAGTGGCTTTGTTGGCTTCCACCAACGTAATGGAAGTTCGTCAAGCCATGCTCACCTTGCTCCATGACCATGAAACCTACCAACGGCTGCAGCAGAATTGCCTGTTGGCGGCCCAGGAATGGAATTGGGAACAGGAGGGTACGCATTTGGTGATGCTGTATCAATAA
- a CDS encoding PAS domain S-box protein: MTAQTAIENQAQIAAAEQLINLAEHVSGSRKLMFVCTLSGLLLSVNRQARDFFFRGQPFPENLNIKDLLDNRYLSKFDRHIRLLRHRKNISGFIQPKDNILDTNLLYFKSSLVQQGGHELLYIAVRSASAEVMPVGDMYASESSYRSLFEDSNEPLFILDKKGGFIDINREALALVQFEKQDLMGRNVFEAFDLNPSEKIAFKKRIQQACAGKTQRFDWWFKNKEETLYPVLLSFRCGRYFGQEVVLGTAKPIEDTGMHLEAGRQRNDQQEFMNKLIPSLSTLKTADDILAVALESLLKRPNITGGGVYVYQPATRMVQLVKSRGKEATLLQDHSVLALKPEFLSQLENKSKNRSILSISRNFQHLFQKREVVAMPICTEKQYLAVVVLVVDDASHITSSLTEFINNIGFELNSFLSKFELRQELHYSEGKYKTLFESSNDAIFLLNNTQIADCNFQATMLLDCDKQDIIGKRVADFSPGLQADGSSSVEKSLQMIEAAVLDGHPQTLEWRIEKMDGRVIDSEISFSAIQLEGVAFVQCIIRDITSRKEAQALIRRQEVLRESMQQFRSFLSQVNLAYVSLDLELRIVYVNDYFLQYTGYKREEVIGQNYYELLVPERERNARIHEIQKALQNQTLRSYYEWDLVTKSQSVKILRWNIMFEMDAEGSVVGITAVGKDMTDKRIAMEALKDNKIRLQDLFDNAHDLIQNISTDNKFIFVNRAWKEKLGYNDFDIETLTLNDIVHPYYKAKLIYQLRNLYKGEDVNKIETVFLTKSGKPIHLIGSINCSWQDGKPIATRAILHDITDRIKAERLQKVYYSIANLAISSKDLPSLYSAIHRELSKIIETHNFYIALLDEHQSNINFVYYVDQLSDTPGTSLSRPFSNGMTEYIIKTGKPLYTTKQDFMALVDEGKIEVNGVVPEVMLCSPLSIGERIIGVIAVRDYKNPEAYVQSDIEILHFISNQVALAIERKRNEEQITIQNARLKAIFESGDHLMWSINRQYGLTSFNQNFANEMVSWSNQQPVLGMALGGLVESFVTPLYYSLMKEAYQKAFEGEPQQFEIELEKADGVSEWREVLLNPIYLENGTFDDVSAIALDITEKKISQLALAENEEKFRQIFESFQDMYYKTNIEGDFQLVSPSVEDMLGYSQHEAMHMSAQELYVHPEDREQLLETLFHQRSVHNFETSLRTKGQDEKQVLINSRLIMSAEGEAIAIEGVCRDITELKNTQNELIRAKELAENSLQAKTQFLANMSHELRTPMNGIIGMIDLLHHSANNEEQMDYIDTLRKSSDALLDILNDILDLSKIQAGKLQLNESGIDLNYSLDKIHSLFANRATQKDLRFLYTMAPGTPRYIITDETRLLQILSNLTSNAIKFTNEGEVKVQVQSLQSEGGVHLLEFRVKDSGIGISEEDIQRLFTNFTQLDNSSSKTFGGTGLGLAISKQLSELLGGEIGVESQAGQGSTFWFTITCREAENVSQINEQLLSSKELDTIGKFSPAPKILLVDDNQINQKVAIKLLERMDCFPDVASDGFEAIAKATSKDYEIIFMDIQMPEMDGVTATKELKARLKTKCPPIIAMTAYSMKDDAEKFISEGLDDYISKPVKITDLYDRISRWYGHGIEASVTSSKPEGDQETIGTHDNFLEMEIVEQLRSIGGNDFALQLYVDFEEETTELLQAVKNDVAAQQYDNLLSTLHQIKGTASTLGLTTVSTLAKDLEHDILKGSVAYVPQTFAELEASFANFKAHYRQKILSN, from the coding sequence ATGACAGCACAAACGGCCATAGAGAACCAAGCGCAGATAGCGGCGGCAGAGCAGTTGATAAACCTGGCAGAACACGTAAGCGGGAGCCGAAAATTGATGTTTGTTTGCACCCTCTCCGGCCTGCTGCTGTCGGTGAACCGGCAGGCGCGCGACTTCTTTTTTAGAGGGCAGCCATTTCCTGAAAATTTGAACATCAAAGACCTGCTGGATAACCGGTACCTGTCCAAATTTGATAGACATATACGGCTGCTGCGCCACAGGAAAAACATAAGCGGGTTCATTCAGCCCAAAGACAACATCCTAGACACTAATCTGTTGTATTTCAAGTCTAGCCTGGTGCAACAGGGTGGCCATGAGTTGCTTTACATTGCGGTGCGGTCTGCGTCTGCTGAGGTGATGCCCGTGGGCGACATGTATGCCTCTGAGTCAAGTTACCGAAGCCTGTTTGAAGACAGCAATGAGCCTTTGTTCATCTTAGACAAAAAAGGCGGCTTCATAGACATCAACCGCGAAGCCCTGGCCCTGGTGCAGTTTGAGAAGCAGGACCTGATGGGCAGAAACGTCTTTGAGGCCTTTGACCTGAACCCCTCAGAGAAAATAGCCTTCAAGAAAAGAATTCAACAAGCCTGTGCCGGCAAGACCCAACGGTTTGACTGGTGGTTTAAAAACAAAGAAGAAACGCTGTATCCGGTGTTGCTATCCTTTAGGTGCGGCCGGTATTTTGGGCAGGAAGTGGTGCTGGGCACCGCCAAACCCATTGAAGACACGGGTATGCACCTGGAAGCTGGCCGGCAGCGCAATGACCAGCAGGAGTTCATGAACAAGCTGATCCCCTCCCTGTCTACTCTCAAAACAGCAGATGATATCCTGGCAGTGGCGCTGGAGTCTCTTTTAAAAAGGCCCAACATCACCGGTGGCGGGGTGTATGTATACCAGCCGGCCACGCGCATGGTGCAACTGGTCAAAAGTCGCGGTAAAGAAGCCACGCTTTTGCAGGATCACAGTGTTCTGGCCTTAAAACCCGAGTTTCTCTCCCAGTTGGAGAATAAATCCAAAAACCGGTCAATCTTAAGCATCTCGCGGAATTTCCAGCACTTGTTCCAAAAGCGGGAAGTGGTGGCCATGCCCATCTGCACCGAGAAACAGTATTTGGCGGTTGTGGTTTTGGTGGTAGATGACGCCTCGCACATTACCAGTTCCCTTACAGAATTCATTAACAACATAGGATTTGAACTGAATTCGTTCTTGTCAAAGTTTGAGTTACGGCAGGAACTGCATTACTCAGAAGGGAAATATAAAACCCTGTTTGAGTCCAGCAATGACGCCATTTTCCTGCTCAACAACACCCAGATAGCCGACTGTAATTTCCAGGCCACCATGTTGCTGGACTGTGACAAGCAGGACATTATTGGCAAACGGGTGGCTGACTTCTCCCCTGGCTTGCAGGCCGACGGCAGTTCTTCGGTGGAGAAATCACTGCAGATGATTGAAGCCGCCGTGCTGGACGGTCACCCGCAGACGCTGGAGTGGCGCATTGAGAAAATGGACGGGCGCGTCATTGACAGTGAAATAAGTTTCAGTGCCATTCAGTTGGAGGGCGTGGCTTTTGTGCAATGCATCATCAGAGACATCACCTCAAGAAAGGAAGCCCAGGCATTAATCAGGCGGCAGGAAGTATTGCGGGAATCCATGCAGCAGTTCAGGTCTTTTCTGAGCCAGGTAAACCTGGCTTACGTGAGCCTAGACCTGGAGCTGCGCATTGTGTACGTGAATGATTATTTCCTGCAGTACACGGGATATAAGCGCGAGGAGGTTATTGGGCAGAACTACTATGAATTGCTGGTACCGGAGCGGGAAAGAAACGCGCGTATTCATGAGATTCAGAAAGCCTTGCAGAACCAAACGCTGCGCAGTTACTATGAATGGGACCTGGTGACCAAGTCCCAATCGGTGAAGATTCTGCGCTGGAACATCATGTTTGAGATGGACGCTGAAGGCAGCGTGGTGGGTATTACGGCGGTGGGGAAAGACATGACCGACAAGCGGATTGCCATGGAAGCCTTAAAAGACAACAAAATCCGGCTCCAGGATCTGTTTGACAACGCCCATGACTTAATTCAGAACATCTCCACTGATAATAAATTCATCTTCGTAAACCGCGCCTGGAAAGAGAAGCTTGGCTACAATGATTTTGACATTGAGACCTTAACGCTCAATGACATTGTGCACCCCTACTACAAAGCCAAACTGATTTACCAGCTGCGTAATCTCTACAAAGGCGAAGACGTGAACAAGATTGAGACCGTTTTCCTTACCAAGAGCGGCAAGCCTATTCACTTGATTGGTAGTATCAACTGCAGTTGGCAAGATGGTAAACCTATTGCCACACGTGCCATTCTCCATGACATCACAGACCGCATAAAGGCAGAACGCCTACAGAAAGTCTATTACAGTATTGCCAACCTGGCCATCAGTTCCAAAGATTTACCATCGCTCTACAGTGCCATTCACCGTGAGTTGAGCAAAATCATTGAAACGCACAACTTCTACATTGCGCTGCTAGATGAACACCAGAGCAACATCAACTTTGTCTATTATGTAGACCAATTGTCAGACACACCCGGCACTTCACTGTCCCGGCCTTTCTCCAATGGCATGACGGAGTACATCATCAAAACCGGTAAACCGCTGTACACCACCAAACAGGACTTTATGGCTTTGGTGGACGAAGGCAAGATTGAGGTGAACGGGGTGGTACCAGAAGTGATGCTCTGCTCCCCCCTTTCTATTGGCGAACGAATTATTGGCGTCATAGCGGTGCGGGATTACAAAAACCCCGAAGCCTACGTGCAGTCTGACATTGAAATTCTGCACTTCATCTCCAACCAGGTGGCCCTGGCCATTGAACGGAAACGCAACGAGGAGCAAATCACCATCCAGAATGCCCGGCTCAAGGCAATTTTTGAAAGCGGTGACCATTTAATGTGGTCCATTAACCGGCAGTACGGCTTAACCTCCTTCAACCAGAATTTCGCCAATGAGATGGTATCCTGGTCCAACCAGCAGCCTGTATTGGGCATGGCCCTGGGAGGATTGGTGGAATCTTTTGTGACGCCACTTTACTATTCTTTGATGAAGGAGGCCTACCAAAAAGCCTTTGAGGGCGAACCACAGCAATTTGAGATTGAACTGGAAAAGGCAGACGGAGTTTCTGAGTGGCGTGAAGTGTTGCTTAACCCCATCTACCTGGAGAATGGCACGTTTGATGATGTCTCGGCAATTGCGCTTGATATCACAGAAAAGAAAATTTCACAGTTAGCCCTGGCAGAAAACGAAGAGAAATTCCGGCAGATCTTTGAGTCTTTCCAGGACATGTATTATAAAACTAATATTGAGGGAGACTTTCAATTGGTCAGCCCCTCTGTAGAAGACATGCTGGGCTACAGTCAGCATGAGGCTATGCACATGAGCGCCCAGGAACTGTATGTACACCCTGAAGACAGGGAGCAATTGTTGGAAACCCTCTTTCACCAGAGAAGTGTGCACAACTTTGAGACATCGCTGCGCACCAAAGGCCAGGACGAGAAACAAGTGCTCATCAACTCGCGGCTTATCATGTCTGCAGAAGGCGAAGCCATAGCCATTGAGGGAGTATGCCGTGACATCACGGAACTAAAAAACACCCAGAATGAACTCATACGGGCTAAAGAACTGGCAGAAAACTCTTTACAGGCAAAAACGCAGTTCTTGGCCAATATGAGCCATGAGTTAAGAACGCCCATGAACGGTATTATAGGTATGATTGACCTGCTGCACCATTCTGCCAACAATGAGGAGCAGATGGATTATATAGACACTCTTAGAAAATCCTCTGACGCCTTGTTAGATATCTTGAATGACATTCTGGACTTGTCTAAAATTCAGGCAGGCAAATTACAACTCAATGAGTCTGGCATTGACCTGAACTATTCCTTAGATAAAATTCATTCGCTGTTTGCCAACCGGGCCACGCAAAAAGACCTACGGTTTCTGTATACCATGGCCCCTGGCACGCCCAGGTACATCATCACAGATGAAACTCGTTTGCTGCAGATACTTTCTAATCTCACATCCAACGCCATTAAGTTCACCAATGAAGGCGAGGTGAAGGTGCAGGTGCAGAGTTTGCAGTCTGAAGGGGGCGTGCATTTGCTTGAATTCAGGGTGAAAGACTCGGGCATAGGCATTAGTGAAGAAGACATTCAGCGCCTTTTCACCAATTTCACCCAATTAGACAATTCCTCTTCCAAAACATTTGGCGGCACCGGCCTGGGCTTGGCTATCTCCAAACAGCTAAGCGAATTGCTGGGCGGTGAGATTGGCGTTGAGTCACAGGCGGGTCAGGGAAGCACCTTCTGGTTCACCATTACCTGTCGTGAGGCGGAGAATGTGTCCCAAATCAATGAACAGCTCTTGTCTTCCAAAGAACTGGATACCATTGGCAAATTCTCGCCGGCGCCTAAAATCCTGTTGGTTGATGACAACCAGATTAACCAGAAAGTAGCCATTAAACTGCTGGAGCGCATGGACTGCTTTCCAGATGTGGCCTCAGATGGGTTTGAGGCCATTGCCAAAGCCACCAGCAAAGACTATGAGATTATTTTCATGGACATTCAGATGCCCGAGATGGACGGCGTGACGGCCACCAAGGAATTAAAGGCCCGCCTGAAAACAAAATGTCCGCCCATTATTGCCATGACTGCTTACTCCATGAAAGATGATGCGGAGAAATTCATAAGTGAAGGCCTGGACGACTACATCTCAAAACCGGTGAAGATCACAGATCTATATGACCGCATTTCCCGGTGGTATGGGCATGGCATAGAGGCGTCAGTTACTTCAAGTAAACCAGAAGGCGACCAGGAGACAATAGGGACCCATGATAATTTCTTGGAGATGGAGATTGTGGAGCAACTGAGAAGCATTGGCGGCAATGATTTTGCCCTGCAGCTGTACGTTGATTTTGAGGAGGAAACCACAGAATTGCTGCAAGCCGTTAAAAACGACGTGGCGGCACAACAATATGATAACTTATTAAGTACACTGCATCAAATAAAAGGTACTGCCTCTACCCTGGGCCTCACCACCGTTTCTACGTTGGCCAAAGACCTGGAACACGATATCTTAAAAGGGTCAGTTGCGTATGTACCCCAGACATTTGCAGAATTAGAAGCAAGTTTTGCTAACTTTAAAGCCCACTACAGACAAAAAATTTTATCAAACTAA
- the miaA gene encoding tRNA (adenosine(37)-N6)-dimethylallyltransferase MiaA, translating into MNKPRFLIVVVGPTAVGKTDFCVQLAKRFETEVISMDSRQFYKELSIGTAKPSLAEQAGVRHHFIDSHSILEEYNAGAFEQDALAVLNTLFQEKEVVVATGGSGLYVRALCEGLDEMPDILPGIREELTQQLDQEGLPALAAQLQEADPVYADQVDLQNPQRVIRALEVWLSAGKPYSSFRKQENARQRDFIIIKIGLNRDRADLYDRINRRMDLMLEQGLLDEVKLVYPYRAHQALQTVGYTELFNFLERMYDWEEAVRLLKRNSRRYAKRQLTWFNRDPEITWFHPDQAQEIMEFLKTKMKAEPSGQ; encoded by the coding sequence ATGAACAAACCCAGATTCCTGATAGTGGTGGTGGGCCCCACGGCCGTAGGCAAAACCGATTTCTGCGTGCAGCTGGCCAAACGCTTTGAAACCGAGGTGATTTCCATGGATTCCCGGCAGTTTTATAAAGAATTGAGCATTGGCACTGCCAAACCAAGCCTGGCAGAACAGGCCGGCGTGCGCCACCATTTCATTGATTCCCACTCCATTCTGGAAGAGTACAATGCCGGCGCCTTTGAGCAGGATGCGCTTGCGGTGCTGAATACTTTGTTCCAGGAAAAAGAAGTGGTGGTAGCCACCGGAGGTTCGGGGCTTTATGTGCGGGCGCTCTGCGAAGGCTTGGATGAAATGCCTGACATCTTGCCCGGTATACGCGAAGAATTAACGCAGCAGTTGGACCAGGAAGGTTTGCCTGCCCTGGCAGCGCAATTGCAGGAAGCAGACCCAGTTTATGCCGACCAGGTAGATCTGCAGAACCCGCAACGCGTCATAAGGGCTTTGGAAGTTTGGCTAAGTGCCGGAAAACCGTATTCTTCCTTCAGAAAACAGGAAAACGCCAGACAACGTGATTTTATTATTATCAAAATCGGTTTGAACCGCGACCGAGCGGACCTTTATGACCGCATCAACCGCCGCATGGACCTTATGCTGGAGCAAGGTTTGCTGGACGAAGTGAAACTGGTGTATCCTTACCGTGCGCACCAGGCCTTGCAGACTGTGGGCTATACAGAATTATTCAACTTTTTGGAAAGAATGTATGATTGGGAGGAGGCCGTTCGGTTACTCAAGCGCAACAGCCGGCGCTACGCCAAAAGACAACTGACCTGGTTTAACAGAGACCCTGAGATTACATGGTTTCACCCAGACCAGGCCCAGGAAATTATGGAATTCCTGAAGACCAAGATGAAAGCCGAACCGTCAGGTCAATAA
- a CDS encoding NFACT RNA binding domain-containing protein, giving the protein MHQNYYFLRQLAQRLQIILVGATVQEAFSQEKDELMLAFGTAQGPFYLKAIQTPTFSSLQFPETFNRARQNSVDLFQPLLGEEVEEVRVHQQERSFYISFTGQKVLLFKLFGNRSNVILFQEDQATELFHRKLTKDLALDYRAMDQNWHLQQESFLASSLPLQKQLPTLGEIPLLYLKEKGYDQAPPEQQWGLVQHMLQLLDKPTFYLTYITLTPRLSLLPIGEVSESFTDPLKALNAFVPRYRAEEYYSRNYAVALKTLERQLEVAQKIWYQIQEKLETWHHGTPYAQTADVIMANLTTIPLGAQQVELFDFYQEKNRLIKLHTTETPQKTAERLYKKAKNQKIELTLLQERAAKKEAQVETLTLALERLKETKTASQLRAFLKEHTLAAPAAAPADTPYYQFEEAGFKILVGKNAKANDKLTLKHTHKDDLWLHAKDVPGSHVVVKLQPGKPFPSQVIEKAAQLAAFYSKRKSDSLCPVLYTPKKYVRKPKGAAPGSVVVEREKVMLVKPGNPFKQTFE; this is encoded by the coding sequence GTGCACCAGAACTATTATTTCCTTCGGCAACTGGCTCAAAGGCTCCAGATAATTTTAGTGGGCGCTACAGTCCAGGAAGCCTTCAGTCAGGAAAAGGATGAATTGATGCTGGCGTTTGGAACTGCACAGGGCCCGTTTTACCTGAAAGCCATTCAAACGCCAACTTTCTCCAGCCTACAATTTCCAGAGACGTTTAACCGCGCCCGACAGAACTCGGTTGACCTGTTCCAGCCCCTGTTGGGCGAAGAAGTGGAAGAGGTCAGAGTGCACCAGCAGGAAAGAAGCTTTTATATATCCTTCACTGGCCAGAAAGTACTGCTTTTCAAACTGTTCGGAAACCGGTCAAATGTGATTCTTTTCCAGGAGGACCAAGCCACGGAACTCTTCCACCGGAAACTTACCAAAGACCTGGCGCTTGACTACCGTGCCATGGACCAGAACTGGCATCTTCAGCAGGAGTCCTTTCTAGCTTCATCCCTGCCATTGCAGAAACAACTGCCCACGCTGGGAGAGATTCCCCTGCTCTATTTAAAGGAAAAAGGGTATGACCAGGCACCTCCAGAGCAGCAGTGGGGACTGGTGCAGCACATGTTGCAACTTCTGGACAAGCCTACGTTTTACCTAACGTACATTACCCTAACCCCACGGCTGTCACTGCTGCCAATTGGCGAGGTCTCAGAGAGTTTTACAGACCCCTTAAAGGCGCTCAATGCTTTTGTCCCCAGATACAGGGCAGAGGAGTATTACAGCAGGAATTACGCGGTTGCTTTAAAGACCCTGGAACGGCAACTAGAGGTTGCTCAGAAAATCTGGTACCAGATTCAGGAAAAACTGGAGACGTGGCACCACGGTACCCCCTACGCCCAAACCGCCGATGTCATCATGGCGAACCTCACCACTATTCCGCTAGGTGCCCAACAAGTGGAGTTGTTTGACTTTTACCAGGAGAAAAACCGGCTCATAAAACTGCACACCACAGAAACCCCTCAGAAAACAGCAGAAAGACTCTACAAAAAAGCCAAAAACCAAAAAATTGAACTTACCCTGCTGCAGGAACGCGCCGCTAAAAAAGAAGCCCAGGTAGAAACCCTGACGCTAGCCTTGGAACGCCTGAAGGAAACAAAAACCGCCAGTCAGCTCAGGGCTTTTCTGAAGGAGCACACCCTTGCTGCCCCCGCAGCCGCACCCGCAGATACGCCCTATTACCAGTTTGAGGAAGCAGGCTTCAAAATATTGGTAGGCAAAAACGCCAAGGCCAATGACAAGCTCACCCTCAAGCACACACACAAAGATGACCTGTGGCTACATGCCAAAGACGTGCCTGGGTCCCATGTGGTGGTAAAGTTGCAGCCTGGTAAGCCGTTCCCAAGCCAGGTCATTGAAAAAGCGGCGCAATTGGCGGCCTTTTACTCCAAACGGAAATCTGACTCTTTGTGCCCGGTTCTCTACACGCCAAAGAAATACGTTAGAAAGCCGAAAGGTGCCGCGCCTGGCTCAGTGGTGGTGGAACGTGAGAAAGTGATGCTGGTAAAGCCTGGCAACCCCTTCAAGCAGACATTTGAGTAA